Proteins encoded together in one Halorubellus sp. JP-L1 window:
- a CDS encoding monovalent cation/H+ antiporter subunit E — protein MSSARILVPVSESTTLRNTVAHAIDLCLEDSKDRGDSGRPEKTDGPEETDVREDTDGRKDSGVSKNGDDRPTVHFVYPVSERLTYDVETTETREARDLLDRVTVWAEEDLGDDAASVAVETALVGTREYLFSPGDYAGVLAEYATAHDLSLAVFDPGFNPLGTTPLLPPLEAEVERAGLEVQKAPVQRERRSPLLVRSGTIAQFLALFGVSFLFYLLLAGSVATFELATGAISAGIVAVSLWGISLTTPVKVGRMGRQLARFAVYVPYLLWEIVVANVQIAYVVLHPSLPIDPEVVEFDAAVWSALPVTTLANSITLTPGTLTVDVSRRHFTVHTLTGNARDALFEGKLERAVRFVFYGRAASRIPSPAERAERSEGDE, from the coding sequence GTGAGCAGTGCGCGGATACTCGTTCCGGTCTCGGAATCGACGACGCTCCGGAACACGGTCGCGCACGCGATAGACCTGTGTCTCGAGGACAGTAAGGACCGTGGGGATAGCGGTCGTCCCGAGAAAACTGATGGCCCTGAGGAGACCGACGTCCGGGAGGATACCGACGGTCGTAAGGATAGCGGCGTCAGCAAGAACGGCGATGACCGCCCGACGGTTCACTTCGTCTATCCCGTCTCCGAGCGACTCACGTACGACGTCGAGACGACCGAAACGAGGGAGGCTCGTGACCTCCTCGACCGAGTGACGGTCTGGGCCGAGGAGGACCTCGGCGACGACGCAGCGTCGGTCGCCGTCGAGACCGCACTCGTCGGGACCCGCGAGTACCTGTTCAGTCCCGGCGACTACGCGGGCGTGCTCGCCGAGTACGCGACCGCGCACGACCTCTCGCTGGCCGTATTCGACCCCGGGTTCAACCCGCTCGGGACGACGCCGCTCCTCCCACCCCTGGAAGCGGAAGTCGAACGCGCAGGGCTCGAAGTGCAGAAAGCACCGGTACAGCGCGAGCGACGAAGCCCGCTCCTGGTGCGCTCCGGGACGATCGCGCAGTTCCTCGCGCTGTTCGGCGTCTCCTTCCTGTTCTACCTCTTGCTCGCCGGGTCCGTCGCGACGTTCGAACTCGCAACGGGCGCGATCAGCGCGGGCATCGTCGCGGTCTCCCTCTGGGGGATCTCGCTCACGACACCCGTGAAGGTCGGTCGGATGGGCCGGCAGCTCGCCCGATTCGCGGTGTACGTGCCGTACCTCCTCTGGGAGATCGTCGTGGCGAACGTCCAGATCGCGTACGTCGTCCTGCATCCGTCGCTCCCGATCGACCCGGAGGTCGTCGAGTTCGACGCCGCCGTGTGGTCGGCGCTGCCGGTGACGACGCTCGCGAACAGCATCACGCTCACCCCGGGGACGCTGACGGTGGACGTCTCGCGACGCCACTTCACTGTCCACACGCTCACGGGGAATGCGCGCGACGCCCTGTTCGAGGGGAAGCTAGAGCGCGCGGTCCGGTTCGTGTTCTACGGGCGAGCGGCCTCGCGG
- a CDS encoding type IV pilin, whose product MTDIHGLLTDDDAVSPVIGVVLMVAVTVILSAAVGAFVLDIGSAVTEQQPTAVIEFEFDESASPSTVTLRHNGGDELETSTLRVAIDGAVAWEDGSAVSTSPYGEKSSEWGDDVTSGDELVLEDSTISESSTVQVIWQKGQQSSIIATSDR is encoded by the coding sequence ATGACCGACATCCACGGGCTGCTGACCGACGACGACGCGGTGTCGCCCGTCATCGGCGTCGTCCTGATGGTGGCCGTCACCGTCATCCTCTCCGCGGCCGTGGGTGCGTTCGTCCTCGACATCGGGAGCGCAGTCACGGAGCAGCAGCCGACCGCAGTCATCGAGTTCGAGTTCGACGAGTCCGCAAGTCCGAGCACGGTGACGCTCCGGCACAACGGCGGCGACGAACTGGAGACGAGCACGCTCCGCGTGGCGATCGACGGTGCCGTCGCGTGGGAGGACGGCAGTGCGGTCTCCACTAGTCCATACGGTGAAAAATCGTCGGAATGGGGCGACGACGTGACGAGCGGCGACGAACTGGTGTTGGAAGACTCGACCATCTCGGAGTCGTCGACGGTGCAGGTGATCTGGCAGAAGGGCCAGCAGTCCTCGATCATCGCGACGTCGGACCGCTAG
- a CDS encoding type IV pilin, translating into MVGVRAGGTNALHALAMTVLVVVTAFVVGFVVFDLEGAVVPTERQPDAAFEFAYDADAERLAVTHQGGSTLDAERVVLANRAFEEVGRWPAGDAITAGDATTIEGVAADDTVYVAWRTDDGTYVVLASWNDGAPDASPASSILRRVDAPPVDSAANARTATFLPRIE; encoded by the coding sequence ATGGTGGGGGTACGTGCCGGCGGGACGAACGCGCTGCACGCGCTCGCGATGACGGTGCTCGTCGTCGTGACGGCGTTCGTCGTCGGGTTCGTCGTCTTCGACCTGGAGGGCGCGGTCGTGCCGACGGAGCGCCAGCCGGACGCGGCGTTCGAGTTCGCGTACGACGCGGACGCGGAGCGGCTCGCGGTCACGCACCAGGGGGGCAGCACGCTCGACGCCGAGCGCGTCGTCCTCGCGAACCGGGCGTTCGAGGAGGTAGGTCGCTGGCCCGCGGGCGACGCCATCACCGCCGGCGACGCCACCACCATCGAGGGCGTCGCGGCCGACGACACCGTCTACGTGGCCTGGCGAACGGACGACGGCACGTACGTCGTGCTCGCGTCGTGGAACGACGGCGCGCCCGACGCGAGTCCCGCGTCGTCCATCCTCAGGCGAGTCGACGCCCCGCCAGTCGACTCGGCGGCGAACGCACGGACCGCCACCTTTTTGCCTCGCATTGAGTAG
- the hpt gene encoding hypoxanthine/guanine phosphoribosyltransferase yields the protein MDRLQESLLECPIVEKDGYHYFVHPISDGVPQLDPRLLREIVIRIIRKAELEEVDKIVTPAAMGIHISTAVSLMTDIPLTVIRKREYGLDGETALHQTTGYSENEMYINDVREGDRVLVLDDVLSTGGTLAAVLGALDEIGAEVVDTVAVIKKVGGENAIEDAGYDVKTLVNVDVVDGEVVIVDADGDD from the coding sequence ATGGACCGACTGCAGGAGTCCCTGCTGGAGTGCCCGATCGTCGAGAAGGACGGCTATCACTACTTCGTCCACCCCATCTCGGACGGCGTCCCGCAGCTCGACCCCAGGCTCCTCCGCGAGATCGTCATCCGCATCATTCGCAAGGCCGAACTCGAGGAGGTGGACAAGATCGTCACGCCCGCGGCGATGGGCATCCACATCTCCACCGCCGTCTCCCTGATGACTGACATCCCGCTGACGGTCATCCGAAAGCGCGAGTACGGCCTCGACGGCGAGACCGCGCTCCACCAGACGACGGGGTACTCCGAGAACGAGATGTACATCAACGACGTCCGCGAGGGCGACCGCGTCCTCGTCCTCGACGACGTGCTCTCCACGGGCGGGACGCTCGCCGCCGTCCTCGGCGCGCTCGACGAGATCGGCGCGGAGGTCGTCGACACCGTCGCCGTCATCAAGAAGGTCGGCGGCGAGAACGCGATCGAGGACGCGGGCTACGACGTGAAGACGCTCGTGAACGTCGACGTCGTCGACGGCGAGGTCGTCATCGTCGACGCGGACGGCGACGACTGA
- a CDS encoding rhodanese-like domain-containing protein — protein sequence MPTTGSEIEEESRQIPEELVTEGNQGPANSEDDDSRRDSSVSEPYPGPDGVEEVTSIDHRPVAEAPAVRTYPSEEALDRRDETGVLFVDVREAHEVAEGVIPGAMHVPLERVETAIDPDSPSYNAAFDDAAEIVFYCASGRRSAVAAQRSTETGFFQVAHVEGGIRAWADAGGPVQAVRAPDRLR from the coding sequence ATGCCAACGACGGGATCTGAAATCGAGGAGGAATCGCGTCAAATTCCGGAAGAACTCGTTACCGAGGGCAATCAGGGCCCCGCGAACAGTGAAGACGACGACAGCCGGCGCGATTCTTCAGTCTCCGAGCCCTATCCCGGGCCTGATGGGGTCGAAGAGGTTACCTCGATCGATCACAGACCGGTCGCGGAAGCCCCCGCAGTCAGGACGTACCCATCAGAGGAAGCGCTCGATCGACGGGATGAGACCGGCGTCCTCTTCGTCGATGTCCGTGAAGCCCACGAGGTGGCCGAGGGTGTCATTCCCGGCGCCATGCATGTCCCCCTCGAACGGGTGGAAACTGCCATCGATCCCGACAGTCCCTCTTACAACGCGGCATTCGACGACGCCGCGGAAATCGTGTTCTACTGCGCGTCAGGCAGACGGTCGGCGGTCGCTGCGCAGCGGTCCACGGAAACGGGGTTCTTCCAGGTTGCCCACGTTGAGGGAGGAATCCGTGCATGGGCGGATGCCGGCGGCCCGGTCCAAGCGGTCAGGGCACCGGACCGCCTGCGGTAA
- a CDS encoding ABC transporter permease gives MSFQMKVARRAAFAVLSMFVILTTAFAFIALTEDPNVGAVAYEASNTGGDPAEAVEAYREARNLNDPVLERYGNWMVSVVTLDWGISYSTGQPVLSVLGDALPFTLLYLIPSMVLSLGIGVSVGLFSALNQHSLSDKLATAAAYFSLGTPNFWLAQILFVVAITQMDWVPYLYMPASFDIWGGSLAIPLLPDVPLLKQDVLKYYTLPVLTLTTVLLAGQLRYARAESLEYVDADFVKIAKAKGAGPIRVSLHILRNAAIPLVALFFTDMLSVLVLNIFVIEFAFAIPGFAQVSMNAITARDLPLILGMTMVIALVGVFGNFLQDMAYTVLDPRVGSDAE, from the coding sequence GTGAGCTTCCAGATGAAGGTGGCGCGACGCGCCGCGTTCGCCGTCCTGTCGATGTTCGTCATCCTGACGACCGCGTTCGCGTTCATCGCACTCACCGAGGACCCGAACGTCGGCGCGGTCGCCTACGAGGCGTCGAACACCGGCGGCGATCCGGCCGAGGCCGTCGAGGCGTACCGCGAAGCACGGAACCTGAACGATCCCGTCCTCGAGCGATACGGGAACTGGATGGTGAGCGTCGTCACGCTCGACTGGGGGATCTCCTACAGCACCGGCCAGCCCGTCCTCTCCGTCCTCGGGGACGCCCTCCCGTTCACGCTCCTGTACCTGATTCCGTCGATGGTGCTCTCGCTCGGCATCGGCGTGAGCGTCGGCCTGTTCTCCGCGCTCAACCAGCACTCGCTCTCGGACAAACTCGCGACCGCCGCCGCGTACTTCAGTCTCGGCACGCCGAACTTCTGGCTCGCCCAGATCCTGTTCGTCGTCGCAATCACGCAGATGGACTGGGTGCCGTACCTCTACATGCCCGCCAGCTTCGACATCTGGGGCGGGTCGCTCGCGATACCGCTACTCCCCGACGTCCCGCTGCTGAAGCAGGACGTCCTCAAGTACTACACGCTCCCCGTCCTCACGCTCACGACCGTCCTCCTCGCCGGCCAACTCCGGTACGCGCGCGCCGAATCCCTCGAGTACGTCGACGCAGACTTCGTGAAGATCGCGAAGGCCAAGGGCGCCGGCCCGATCCGGGTGTCGCTGCACATCCTCCGGAACGCCGCCATCCCGCTCGTCGCGCTGTTCTTCACCGACATGCTCAGCGTGCTCGTGCTGAACATCTTCGTCATCGAATTCGCGTTCGCCATCCCCGGGTTCGCGCAGGTCAGCATGAACGCCATCACCGCCCGCGACCTCCCGCTCATCCTCGGCATGACGATGGTAATCGCGCTCGTCGGCGTGTTCGGGAACTTCCTCCAGGACATGGCCTACACCGTCCTCGACCCCAGAGTCGGCAGCGACGCCGAGTGA
- a CDS encoding ABC transporter permease: MAMGDRRELAAFERVDWDEISEPDAVGVRRGALSALLAGVLALFAYTVFGGSGTQVPTVDVAARSIRWVTPTPLDVAYVVLAVCYVFLFALPVVENWSRTKLRTKLFGVLTTVLGVAFAYDYYYIAPQPTFDSVSIPVYGYLYWDVYGVEWVFVFSLLVFVCFVLGRLFDDLDRTRTYLSRLRKHPTGALALGYVSFFVLGGAFGNAIVGMPTTFKQVEGSYETFSHQPPVPVWTPFGQTDLFTLVLAAAIALGVVLAAYNRIDALQRPLALAATGVVVGLGTLLAVRFTMYEFLEFGPAIGVSAADSCAGRMTADGCLGTWENPLGTNYVGKGVLPLLFVGFRVSLEVALITSMIMLPIATLVGTFAGYTGGLVDDTLTGYIDIQQTIPAFVAYIVLSHVFGRSLFLLILVFGLLSWGGAARLVRSEVVQRREAEFITAARSAGADDRRIMRDHVLPNVSNTVLTSVTRRIPMLILAEAAIAYLSLNDIMVISLGESIANGLENFPTAWWVSTELTLALALTVLSFSLLGDALRDVLDPRGDSQ, encoded by the coding sequence ATGGCGATGGGTGACCGTCGGGAGCTCGCGGCGTTCGAGCGAGTTGACTGGGACGAGATCTCCGAACCGGACGCGGTCGGCGTCCGCCGCGGCGCGCTCTCTGCGCTCCTCGCTGGCGTCCTCGCGCTCTTCGCCTACACCGTCTTCGGTGGATCCGGCACGCAGGTGCCGACGGTCGACGTCGCCGCGCGGTCGATCAGGTGGGTAACTCCGACGCCCCTCGACGTCGCGTACGTCGTGCTCGCGGTCTGTTACGTGTTCCTGTTCGCGCTCCCGGTCGTCGAGAACTGGTCGCGGACGAAGCTTCGGACGAAGCTGTTCGGCGTCCTGACGACAGTCCTCGGGGTCGCGTTCGCGTACGACTACTACTACATCGCGCCGCAGCCGACGTTTGACAGCGTCTCGATCCCCGTGTACGGCTACCTCTACTGGGACGTCTACGGCGTCGAGTGGGTGTTCGTGTTCTCGCTGCTCGTGTTCGTATGCTTCGTGCTCGGGCGATTGTTCGACGACCTCGACCGGACGCGGACGTACCTCTCGCGGCTCCGGAAGCATCCGACGGGCGCGCTCGCGCTCGGGTACGTGTCGTTCTTCGTCCTCGGGGGTGCGTTCGGGAACGCGATCGTCGGGATGCCGACGACGTTCAAACAGGTGGAGGGGAGCTACGAGACGTTCTCGCACCAGCCGCCGGTGCCGGTGTGGACGCCGTTCGGGCAGACCGACCTGTTCACGCTCGTGCTCGCGGCCGCCATCGCGCTCGGCGTCGTCCTCGCGGCGTACAACCGAATCGACGCGCTCCAGCGGCCGCTCGCGCTCGCGGCGACCGGCGTCGTCGTCGGCCTCGGGACGCTGCTTGCCGTCCGGTTCACGATGTACGAGTTCCTCGAGTTCGGGCCCGCCATCGGCGTGAGTGCCGCGGACTCCTGCGCGGGCCGGATGACAGCGGACGGCTGCCTGGGGACGTGGGAGAACCCGCTCGGCACGAACTACGTCGGGAAGGGCGTCCTCCCGCTCCTGTTCGTCGGGTTCCGCGTAAGTCTCGAGGTCGCGCTCATCACGTCCATGATCATGCTTCCCATCGCGACGCTCGTCGGGACGTTCGCGGGCTACACGGGCGGACTCGTCGACGACACCCTCACGGGCTACATCGACATCCAGCAGACGATCCCCGCGTTCGTCGCGTACATCGTCCTGAGTCACGTGTTCGGTCGGAGCCTGTTCTTGCTCATCCTCGTGTTCGGCCTCCTCTCGTGGGGTGGCGCCGCAAGACTCGTCCGTTCGGAGGTCGTACAGCGACGCGAAGCGGAGTTCATCACGGCCGCCCGGTCCGCCGGCGCGGACGACCGACGCATCATGCGCGACCACGTCCTCCCGAACGTCTCGAACACCGTCCTGACGAGCGTCACGCGCCGCATCCCGATGCTCATCCTCGCCGAGGCCGCGATCGCGTACCTGAGCCTGAACGACATCATGGTGATCTCGCTCGGCGAATCGATCGCGAACGGCCTCGAGAACTTCCCGACCGCCTGGTGGGTGTCGACCGAGCTGACGCTCGCGCTCGCGCTCACCGTCCTCTCGTTCAGTCTGCTCGGGGACGCGCTCCGCGACGTCCTCGACCCCAGAGGTGATTCCCAATGA
- a CDS encoding ABC transporter ATP-binding protein, producing the protein MTEAQPLLSVRNLSVDFHTESGTVRAASDVSFDVDRGETVCIVGESGSGKTVTSEAITRLVPQPPGEIRADTVSFEGEDLLTVPDKRLRKLRGGSIGHVFQNPQSALNPVYTVGRQVAEAVRLHRDVTKSEAREVAVDLLDRVGIPKAAERYDDYPHEFSGGQTQRVVIAMAIAGEPDLLIADEPTTALDVTIQAQILRLLGDIQEEFGMGILLITHDLGVVAEVADRVVVMYAGKVMEKGSVFDVFENPSHPYTKALLECLPGRRNAAEGIGGTLPDPTDPPDGCRFAPRCPYAVEECREGEQPPAVNVEGADDHVASCVYYQAGYDASTVRNSSVAAARAALDDDAARTDGGERE; encoded by the coding sequence ATGACCGAAGCCCAACCACTTCTCTCCGTCCGAAACCTGAGCGTCGACTTCCACACCGAGAGCGGTACCGTCCGAGCGGCCAGCGACGTGTCGTTCGACGTCGACCGCGGCGAGACCGTCTGCATCGTCGGCGAGTCCGGGAGCGGGAAGACCGTGACGAGCGAAGCCATCACGCGACTCGTCCCCCAGCCACCCGGCGAGATCCGTGCGGACACGGTCTCGTTCGAGGGCGAGGACCTGCTGACGGTTCCGGACAAGCGCCTCCGAAAGCTCCGCGGCGGGAGCATCGGGCACGTCTTCCAGAACCCCCAGAGCGCACTCAACCCCGTCTATACGGTCGGCCGGCAGGTCGCGGAGGCCGTGCGCCTGCATCGCGACGTTACGAAATCCGAAGCCAGGGAGGTCGCCGTCGACCTCCTGGATCGCGTCGGCATCCCGAAGGCTGCGGAACGCTACGACGACTACCCTCACGAGTTCTCGGGCGGGCAGACCCAGCGGGTCGTCATCGCGATGGCGATCGCGGGCGAACCCGACCTCCTCATCGCGGACGAACCGACGACCGCGCTCGACGTCACGATACAGGCCCAGATACTGCGCCTGCTCGGCGACATCCAGGAGGAGTTCGGGATGGGCATCCTCCTCATCACGCACGACCTCGGCGTCGTCGCGGAGGTCGCGGACCGCGTCGTCGTGATGTACGCGGGGAAGGTAATGGAGAAGGGGAGCGTCTTCGACGTGTTCGAGAACCCGTCGCATCCGTACACGAAGGCGCTCCTCGAGTGCCTGCCCGGTCGCCGGAACGCCGCTGAAGGCATCGGCGGGACGCTCCCGGACCCGACGGACCCACCCGACGGCTGCCGGTTCGCGCCCCGGTGCCCGTACGCGGTCGAGGAGTGCCGCGAGGGCGAGCAGCCACCGGCCGTGAACGTCGAGGGCGCCGACGACCACGTCGCCTCGTGCGTCTACTACCAGGCGGGCTACGACGCGAGCACGGTCCGGAACTCGTCGGTCGCGGCGGCGAGAGCGGCACTGGACGACGATGCCGCACGAACTGACGGAGGTGAACGCGAATGA
- a CDS encoding ABC transporter ATP-binding protein: protein MTETDATTDADATTDADATTDQTLSDGRRADDDGSSRRTNEADGGPARRGTDGEALVTVDGLQKHYPITKGVLRRQVGTVKAVDGIDFTLHRGETLGLVGESGCGKSTAATSLLRLEEPTAGEIRYHGEIPDDDEDVGFLERFLDGVRGDDDVDRDPRDVAGFSSAQLKRFRRQAQMIFQDPTSSFDPRMTVGDSVAEPLQIHGLTDDDRQREIVEDLLERVGLEASDADRYPHEFSGGQKQRIALARALVVNPELVVADEPVSALDVSIQAEILSLINDLQDRFGLSMLFISHDLGVVKDVCDRVAVMYLGEIVEVAPTEELFADPQHPYTQALLSSIPNPDPRQRGLGVELTGDVPSPENPPSGCRFHTRCPKVIQPDDYEFDQDVWRRVLDFRHQVETGELDDAAVHELARSHADVDDAANVPGSAYVDAIRTEYDLPDSLADEDAEAVLDEALELLANGSPEQAADLLGREFTTPCEASAPKTRDVGDDHDAACHLLDDHDVADDRATIAGEATDD from the coding sequence ATGACAGAGACGGACGCCACGACGGACGCGGACGCAACGACGGACGCGGACGCAACGACGGACCAGACGCTATCGGACGGACGACGGGCAGACGACGACGGGTCGAGTCGGCGAACGAACGAGGCCGACGGCGGCCCGGCGCGGCGGGGGACCGACGGCGAGGCGCTCGTCACCGTCGACGGCCTGCAGAAGCACTACCCGATCACCAAGGGCGTCCTCCGTCGACAGGTCGGGACGGTGAAGGCCGTCGACGGCATCGACTTCACGCTCCACCGCGGGGAGACGCTCGGCCTCGTCGGCGAATCCGGGTGCGGGAAGTCCACGGCCGCGACGTCGCTGCTCCGACTGGAGGAACCGACCGCCGGCGAGATACGCTACCACGGCGAGATCCCCGACGACGACGAGGACGTCGGGTTCCTCGAACGGTTCCTCGACGGCGTCCGCGGCGACGACGACGTCGACCGCGATCCCCGCGACGTCGCCGGGTTCTCCAGCGCGCAACTCAAGCGCTTCCGGCGGCAGGCCCAGATGATCTTCCAGGATCCGACGAGCAGCTTCGACCCGCGGATGACCGTCGGCGACAGCGTCGCCGAACCGCTCCAGATCCACGGACTCACGGACGACGACCGCCAGCGCGAGATCGTCGAGGACCTCCTCGAGCGCGTCGGCCTGGAGGCGAGCGACGCCGACCGCTACCCCCACGAGTTCTCCGGCGGCCAGAAGCAACGCATCGCGCTCGCGAGAGCGCTCGTCGTCAACCCCGAGCTCGTCGTCGCGGACGAACCCGTCTCGGCGCTCGACGTCTCCATTCAGGCGGAGATCCTCAGCCTCATCAACGACCTCCAGGATCGCTTCGGGCTGTCGATGCTGTTCATCAGTCACGACCTCGGCGTCGTCAAGGACGTCTGCGACCGCGTCGCCGTCATGTACCTCGGCGAGATCGTCGAGGTCGCACCGACCGAGGAGCTGTTCGCGGACCCACAGCATCCGTACACGCAAGCGCTGCTGTCGTCGATCCCGAACCCGGACCCGCGCCAGCGCGGGCTCGGCGTCGAACTCACGGGCGACGTGCCCAGCCCCGAGAACCCACCGTCGGGCTGCCGGTTCCACACGCGCTGCCCGAAGGTCATCCAGCCCGACGACTACGAGTTCGACCAGGACGTCTGGCGGCGCGTCCTCGACTTCCGCCACCAGGTCGAAACCGGCGAACTCGACGACGCGGCCGTCCACGAACTCGCGCGCTCGCACGCCGACGTCGACGACGCCGCGAACGTCCCCGGGAGCGCGTACGTCGACGCCATCCGCACCGAGTACGACCTCCCCGACTCGCTCGCCGACGAGGACGCCGAAGCCGTGCTCGACGAAGCACTGGAACTCCTCGCGAACGGTAGCCCCGAACAGGCCGCGGATCTCCTCGGCCGCGAATTCACGACGCCCTGCGAAGCGAGCGCGCCGAAGACCCGCGACGTCGGCGACGACCACGACGCCGCCTGCCACCTCCTCGACGACCACGACGTCGCCGACGACCGCGCCACCATCGCGGGCGAAGCCACCGACGACTGA
- a CDS encoding TIGR03668 family PPOX class F420-dependent oxidoreductase, which produces MFDADERAYLAAARVARLATADADGRPHAVPICFALHDDAIVTAIDEKPKANAPDALRRVRDVTENPHVAIVVDHYHENWDRLGWLEVLGTATVRQPDHDDHHGAVTALRDKYERYHDHDLDDRPLVHVIPGSVHHWGTLEHPDN; this is translated from the coding sequence ATGTTCGACGCCGACGAACGCGCGTACCTCGCCGCCGCCCGCGTCGCACGCCTCGCTACCGCCGACGCCGACGGCCGGCCGCACGCCGTCCCCATCTGCTTCGCGCTCCACGACGACGCGATCGTCACAGCAATCGACGAGAAACCGAAAGCGAACGCGCCTGATGCCCTCCGCCGCGTCCGCGACGTCACCGAGAACCCGCACGTCGCCATCGTCGTCGACCACTACCACGAGAACTGGGACCGCCTCGGCTGGCTCGAGGTGCTCGGTACCGCCACCGTCCGCCAGCCCGACCACGACGACCACCACGGCGCCGTCACCGCACTCCGAGACAAATACGAACGATACCACGACCACGACCTCGACGACCGCCCACTCGTCCACGTCATCCCCGGCAGCGTCCACCACTGGGGCACCCTCGAACATCCAGATAATTGA
- a CDS encoding GtrA family protein has translation MDDDAPADDTSNPATSTTTRPSTTDDRSVLDRFRALLSGVRFAEFASVGAVGAVLDTTLLLVLTGPLGVATWLSKLASAEAAILLMFAVNERWTFAGEGDPDKWPVRLAKSNLVRVGGVLVATGVVTALDAYVDVSIPVLDFDLWLVFANGAGIAAGLLVNYVAESLFTWRVHE, from the coding sequence ATGGACGACGACGCCCCCGCCGACGACACCTCGAATCCCGCAACCTCCACGACCACGCGACCGTCGACGACCGACGATCGGAGCGTCCTCGACCGATTCCGCGCACTCCTCTCCGGCGTCCGGTTCGCCGAATTCGCGTCCGTCGGCGCCGTCGGCGCCGTCCTGGACACCACCCTCCTCCTCGTCCTCACCGGCCCCCTCGGCGTCGCGACGTGGCTCTCGAAACTCGCATCAGCCGAAGCCGCCATCCTCCTCATGTTCGCCGTCAACGAACGCTGGACGTTCGCCGGCGAAGGCGACCCCGACAAGTGGCCCGTCAGACTCGCAAAATCCAACCTCGTCCGCGTCGGCGGCGTCCTCGTCGCAACCGGCGTCGTCACCGCCCTCGACGCCTACGTCGACGTCTCCATCCCCGTCCTCGACTTCGACCTCTGGCTCGTCTTCGCGAACGGCGCCGGCATCGCCGCCGGCCTCCTCGTCAACTACGTCGCCGAGAGCCTCTTCACCTGGCGCGTCCACGAGTAA
- a CDS encoding glycosyltransferase, which translates to MSQSLGVVLPAYDPAVDTLAAYVDALHGALAPSVVRIELDAPDAATLAALEDVNATVNAVDARRGKGAAITSGFEALADDVDVLAFADADGATPAASIADVVAAVTERGADLAVGSRRHPDADVRSHQTFARRYLGDGFAFLARRALGIHLYDFQCGAKAITSDGWQRVRAHLYEPGFAWDVELLAVAAAHSLSIAEVPVTWEDQPDSTVSPVSTALELGRCLVRSRHRMKELDGSSVHEAIADRRTGRIALVDQAHGDLEDH; encoded by the coding sequence ATGTCGCAGTCCCTCGGTGTCGTCCTGCCCGCGTACGACCCCGCGGTGGACACCCTCGCCGCGTACGTCGACGCCCTCCACGGAGCGCTCGCGCCGTCGGTCGTCCGCATCGAACTGGACGCGCCGGACGCGGCGACCCTCGCCGCGCTCGAGGACGTGAACGCGACCGTGAACGCGGTCGACGCCCGCCGCGGGAAGGGCGCCGCGATCACGTCCGGGTTCGAGGCGCTCGCCGACGACGTGGACGTGCTCGCGTTCGCGGACGCCGACGGCGCGACGCCCGCGGCCTCCATCGCAGACGTCGTCGCCGCCGTCACGGAGCGCGGCGCGGACCTCGCGGTCGGCTCCAGGCGCCACCCGGACGCGGACGTCCGCAGCCACCAGACGTTCGCGCGCCGCTACCTCGGCGACGGGTTCGCGTTCCTCGCCCGCCGCGCACTCGGGATCCACCTGTACGACTTCCAGTGCGGCGCGAAGGCCATCACGAGCGACGGCTGGCAGCGCGTGCGCGCGCACCTCTACGAGCCCGGGTTCGCGTGGGACGTCGAACTGCTCGCGGTCGCCGCCGCGCACTCGCTCTCGATCGCGGAAGTCCCCGTCACGTGGGAGGATCAGCCCGACTCCACGGTGTCGCCCGTGTCGACCGCCCTCGAACTCGGCCGCTGCCTCGTCCGGAGCCGCCACCGCATGAAGGAACTCGACGGGAGTAGCGTCCACGAAGCGATCGCGGACCGCCGCACGGGCCGCATCGCGCTCGTCGACCAGGCCCACGGCGACCTCGAGGATCACTGA